The Henckelia pumila isolate YLH828 unplaced genomic scaffold, ASM3356847v2 CTG_461:::fragment_3, whole genome shotgun sequence genome window below encodes:
- the LOC140871825 gene encoding flavonoid 3',5'-methyltransferase-like, with product MKDKFTGTILQSHALSKYILETAYPREHEQLKEIRMATVEKYDFMSMMNVPADEGLFISMLLKIMNAKKTIELGVFTGYSLLSTALALPDDGKIVAIDPDREAFETGLPFIQKAKVGHKINFIQSDANIVLKEFVANGESGTFDFAFVDADKDNYINYHEELMKLVKVGGIIAYDNTLWGGTVAISEEDEMEHYLRVWRQAVVDFNAFLAKDSRIELALLSIGDGLTLCKRLK from the exons ATGAAAGACAAGTTTACAGGCACAATTCTGCAGAGCCATGCTCTTTCCAAG TACATTTTGGAAACTGCGTATCCCAGGGAGCATGAGCAACTCAAGGAAATACGGATGGCTACTGTAGAAAAATACGATTTCAT GAGCATGATGAATGTACCTGCCGACGAGGGATTGTTCATATCAATGTTGTTGAAGATTATGAATGCAAAAAAGACCATCGAACTCGGAGTTTTTACCGGCTACTCGCTTCTATCGACTGCTCTAGCCCTCCCCGACGATGGAAAA ATAGTAGCAATTGATCCAGATAGGGAAGCATTTGAGACTGGATTGCCATTCATTCAGAAAGCAAAAGTGGGCCACAAAATCAACTTCATTCAGTCCGATGCCAATATTGTTCTCAAGGAATTTGTTGCCAAT GGGGAAAGTGGAACATTTGATTTTGCATTTGTGGATGCTGATAAAGATAATTACATAAATTACCATGAGGAATTAATGAAATTGGTCAAAGTTGGAGGAATTATAGCCTACGACAACACCTTGTGGGGTGGAACAGTAGCAATCTCAGAAGAAGATGAAATGGAGCATTACTTGAGAGTTTGGAGACAAGCTGTGGTTGATTTCAATGCTTTTTTGGCTAAGGATTCTCGTATCGAATTGGCTCTTCTTTCCATTGGAGATGGCCTCACCCTTTGCAAGCGCCTCAAAtag